Part of the Capsicum annuum cultivar UCD-10X-F1 chromosome 12, UCD10Xv1.1, whole genome shotgun sequence genome is shown below.
CGACTTCAAGTTGCATAAATCACCACGTTAAgatattatttcaattttgaagGAATTCTTATAACATCAAAAAGATCAAATTATTTATGCAACGGAATGATTTTTACAAACTCTTAGAACTTAACCTCAATCTCTTCACCTGAGGttgaatttttgaagttaaaGACATATTTTTGTGCTAAAAGAGCAAAGGTAATCCAGAAATTATTAATAGAGGAGGCCCGTTACTATCTGTTGTCTTTGTTATTATCTGCTATTTCTTATACttctattactttattttttggaCTGCTTTGGACCACTCTTTCTTTGAGCCAGAGGATCTGTTGAAAACATCCTCTCTACTTGAAGTAGAAGTAAGATCAGGGTATACTCTATCCTTTTCTGAACcactttataaaattatatagGGCATGTGATGTTATTGTAATCTTTATTACGAAGTATGCATCAGTAACATTATCTATATGAACTTTATGCAAATATAGTTCTTCATTATCTAAGAGAATGAGTTATAGTAAAGGCATGAGGAAGAAGCTTTCATATATGAAAAATGTGTCATTACGGATCGAAGCATTTTTAGTAAGATAGGGTGATTTATTAACATAAAATTGCTTGGTTCATAGATGTTATTTGAGGTATAGACAACCTTCGGAGTTTAAAACCTTTCCCTTCACAAATATAGTGGAAATAAAAGTGAATGCAAAGGGTTACATGTAAGGTTACTCCAGTGTTATGAGCCACTTCTAACCAAGAGGGTGAAACTTCGAGTCACTAAGGAAACAAAGTGAAATGGGCCACTGTTGACTCTTGAGGATAGGGAGTTTCGAATGGATTTATCGTAccagagaagaaaaaaaagattaatcTTGAGCTTAGGAGTTCTGTAGTGGGGTTTATCACATTATAGAAGAAAATAGAGAATACCAATGTTCTTTTTAAGCATGACTTTAAGATTAGGAATAAAGAATAACAATAGGCTAAATCAATGATGCATGCATTGTCACAAAAAAACATAATGATGCATGACCTGTATTCTATATCAAGTAGAGGTTTCACCTAAAAAAACAAGTATTCTTAGAATGATAATGAGACACCAAGagaattgaaattcaaaaagtaaaatattacgAAGATAAAAATTAGGAATTGAGGACCCAAGTCCCTAACCCTCTATAATTataattgttgcaatattttttttattacaattaaaatagtcaaaatttaACCGTATATCTATTTTGACGTAATGTTTGAATTACAAAAAGTAATCAAAGCATATAAAAGAAATTTACTAAATTATTTAAAGCTAAGCATGTTGTGAATTTTGCTGGATTTGAGATACActatttttcattatcttatatgATATACCATTTAAATAGATTTAATACTTATTTTAACATCAATACTATTTTtaaatattcttatttatttttggtataattttattGGTTGATGTGACATACACCTGCAACGCACGtattctaaactagtatatatatatatatatctatgtatatataatattcgAACTTTttcatacataaaatattaattataatctactttttaaatattttttcaactagttttagtaattttcaataatttgaaagtatatgaagatatatatttagatttgggccttttaagttgtaatatttgtccattaattgctaattaaataatcgaaaacccaatataaacttaaaacctaaatttttcactctttatctcactttttagtttcaagagagttttccgctcctcattttttcataattatgattttttattagcacatgagtgaaaacgtATTTGATCTAAttttcgatcacaatataattgtaaaaactaaagattataaaaaaaaccccaaaaaatcGAAAAACTCGAAAAAAACAACTAAAACCTAAAtcgaaaaaaccaattttatgttggtttgatttggtttatagtttaaGTAAACCGACattattggtttattttttttgtaataaaaatcgaaccaacccgacctatgtacacccctattagtgacaatggtggtggtggcCAAAGAATTTATGGAGGTtgatgatgtattagtggtagttagcgatGGTGTGCTAGTAGTGATTGATGAGTTGGTCGGCAGTACGGATTGACCAATAGTAATTGATGATGATGGTATTGTTGGTTGTGGTGGTAGCGGtggatataattaaaataatagaggtGATAGCTATTGTAATGACTGACAATGGTGGTTGATAGCGATATTAATTGTCAATGGTGATTGTGATGGTAAAGGTGGttggtggttagtggtggtggtgggtTGTGGTTGTCAATGACGGTGGTGACGGGTGATTATGGATAGAGTGATGATGAATATAACCAACACAAGAGTAACTCTTAATGATATAGACTTGAGTCTAGCtctgaatgattaagatctattcagacctattaagagctaaaattttaataaaatataaatgcacGATGATCTAAAGTTTGAACCATTTAAATCAGGCTTTCATTAAGTGCAAACAGATGAGGCCTGAGTAAAGATTATTGCTATGTTGGCCCTCAACATATGTATTACATGTGAGCTatcaaactataaaataaaatctaatctGATTTTAAAAATCATACATAAAAAATTCTTGATCCTAACTTGAAAGGAATCACAGAAGGAACTTTTTATCTGCGACTAAGTTGCTTGATTTGATCTTGATTATAAAGGAATTCTTGCTAGGAAAATTATCTTTTTGTATTTGGCAATTCTCCAAGAAGAATTTGAAGAATctaggtttttattatgtataatATAGTAGGCTCTATTCATTTGACAATATAAGGATCAAATATCATTAAGACTTGGGGCCAAAGAAATCATTTCTTAAAAAAAGTAATTCCGTACATCAAGTCTTTTAGCTATGTGCAATATATGAGAAAGAGTCGGATCATAACAATATAATATGCAGAGTCTTATTCTGCACTTCTAAAAGAGATTGGTTTAACGGTTAAActcattactttttaacggttGAATTCATTATTTTCTAATCATGACAATAACTTTAGTAATTACGTCGAGACTTCCCttcgaaaagaatgaaaaacaaTTTCATCATACTTGTACACTAAGGaccaaataaaatcaaactcTACAAATCAAGGACCACGTTGATCATTTCCTCTTGGCTGAATGCATGTACAAGCCCCTGAACTATTTAACTTTTTCCGTATAGACACCTCAATTAAACCTTGAACCTATTGAACCTTTTACTCTTTCACACACAATATCAATTAATTACAATTGTTGACATGGCATGACATGTGTAATACACTCCCCATTACGAGAGTGAAAAGCCATAATTTGctgtaattttctttttttattttttttttcatatcaaaATTCTCAACATCACAAATGAATTTTTGTGGAAAAATTCAACATCATAAATTGATGTTGGTCAGTGAAAATTGATGGCGGAATGTGTAAATGTAGAGAAAAATGATTGTTTTTTGGTGAAGTggatgatggttttaaattggtcTCACCGGCAGCTCACCGAAAAATGAGTTGGAGGTCGTTGTCAGTGTTTGGTGGTGGTTTAGTGGTGTTGGAGGGTGTTTAATTGTGTTGTAATGGGTTTTCCGGCGAAATTTTCGCTGAAAAAATCAGATATGAACACTGCAACACCACCAATAGTGCAACATCAACACAACAACACCCCAGAAAAAGTTCTTGATGTCATCGCTTAATTCCTCAAAAGCAAGGGATCTTTTTCTTCCTCTAATAATTGTTGGGTGTTGTTTTGGTGAAAAATGGAGGAGTAAAGGTGAATTTTAATGTTGGTAGACTAGAGGAAGAGTAAgacaaaaaaatagaattttttctttttaaaaaaattgttattgttgCTTGTTGTATATGAATGTGTAgtggtactttttttttttcctttgatcGTTGTTTTGGTGGAAAAATGAAGAATTGAAAGTGAGGTTTAATGGTGGAAGGATAGAGGAAGAAGaagttaaagaaataaaattatttttctttttaaaaaaaatattttttaaattttttttctatgatGACATGTAATTTTACCATTAACTATAATTGTCCCAAACCCTATTTTATGGGattatactgggtttgttgttgttgttataatttCTATGTCATGACAAGTGGATTTTACGTGCCAAATTTAATATGAAATTGTACAATTTGTACTTAATTGATACAATTTATGAAGGAGCAAAGCGTTCAATAAGTTCAAGGCTTAATTGGGTGCTAATgccaaaaaaatcaaataattcattcagcttttcctaatttatttttcCCCTCCTCCTATGTGTACTTGACACATTGACAAACACCTTTCTAATTTTttaacacaaaaatataaaattttaacacaaaatataaaattaaaaaaataagatcatccacaAACAAAAGGCTACAAAAAAATTCTCTCGTTCTCTCTCTTTGGACATTGAGAACAACAATCTCAGATCCAATCAAATTGTTACTTATTACACTCTTTGTCTTCACAGATCCAATCGGAACTAAAAAAAACATGTCGACTTTTAGCGGCGATGAAACTGCTCCCTTCTTTGGCTTCCTTGGCGCTGCTGCCGCCTTAGTTTTCTCTTGTAAGTTCATTATTACAATACCTGTTgtgatttatagtaatttttactTAATTTACGAATTAAGTTTGACTGTCAGAAATTCGAATTGTGCGACATAAATTAGGACATGAGTTCAATGGTGGTGGTCAACTGTGTTTTGTAAATCATATTTTTAGCTTATTATTGATGGATATAGAATAGAGAGATAATTGAAAGTTTAGAGATTACCAAAGATATTAGGGGTAAAATCATGAAAGGATTGGTAAAACCAAAAGTGAAACAATGTATGATATATATAGTGTACATATAAATGAGAAGATGAGGCTAAATAACCAATTTATCACTTATCACTCCCACTCAAGCGATGCAAAATCTTGAAGAATGAAGAGCTTGTCGTATAGGAACAACAATCTTGGTGAAGAAAGTGTCTTGGTTAATAAATCAACAAGTTGATCTTGAGTAGGGACGTATTAAACCAGGAGAACACTTGCGGCAACCTTTTCACGAACAAAGTGAATATCAATTTCAACATGCTTGGTACGAGCGTGCTGAACAGGATTGAGTGCCAGATAAAAACTGTTAATATTGTCACAAAAAATTGTAGAGGAAGAAGGAGAAACATGAACTTCACGTATAAGCGAATGTAACCACGTTATTTCAGCAGTTGCATGAGCAACTACTCTGTATTCAGCCTTGGCACTTGATCGAGAAACAACATTTTGTTTCTTAGAAGACCAAGAAATAAGATTTTTGACCAAGAAAAATGCAGTAGGCTGAGTAGATTGACAAGTTGCAGGGCAACCAGCCCAGTCCGCATCTGTGTAATATTGTCAGCTGTTAGTAGAGCCACAAGGAATAAATAGCCTATGATCCACAGAGCCTTGCAAATATCACATAATTCTTTTGACGATAGTATAATGAATGGCCAAAGGAGAATGCATAAATTGAGAAACTTGATTAACAGCAAAAGAAATGTCTGGACGGGTAAAAGTTAAGTGCTGGAGACCACCAACAAGGCTTCTGTAAAGTGTTGGATCCAAAGGAGGAGAATCTTCGGAATGAAGTAGAGGCATAGGAGAAAGAGGAGTTGAAACCGGTTTTGATGATAACTAATTTTCACGAATAAGTAGGTCTTTTACATGCTTGGTCTGGCAAAGAAAATACCCCCCATTGCGAGCAACTATAGAAATaccaagaaaataagtaaataaacctAAGTCATTCATGTAAAATTCAGATTTAAGCGTTGATTTAAAGACTGAAGTAAAGAATTAGAAGAAGCAGTATggaaaatatcatcaacatagagaCAAAGAATAGCCATGTCTGAATTATGTTTGTAATGAAAAGAGAAGGATCAGACATGCTATTTTTAAATCCCATTtcttaaaataaagaatgttaaCCTATGAAACCATGTTCAAGGAGCTTGTTTTAAGCCATAAAGGGCTTTGTTCAACCGACAAACATGATGAGGAAATTGTGGATGAACAAAGCCAGTAGGTTGCTTCATGTATACCAATTCTTCAAGATTGCCATGTAAAAAGGCATTCTTAATGTTGAATTGATGGATATGCCATTTCTTACATGCAACAAGGGTTTGAATAGTGCGAATGGTGACTGGTTTCACCACAAGACTAAACGTTTAATCATAATCTAGTCCTTGCTTTATCAAATTTTGTTTTGTATGATATACCCAATGACAATCAATAATATTGGCGTGTGGAGAGGTGGAACTAATGTCTATATGCGATTAGCCATAAGAGCATTGTATTCGTCAGCCATAGCACGTCTCCAATTAGGACACGTAGAAGCTTCCGTAAAAGATGAAGGTTCAGATGGAAGTGTGGAGGAATGAAAAAGAAGAGAAGCAAGGACTCGAGGCATGAGAGACCCTGTCTGCTTACAGGTAATCATGGAATGAGTCTTTGAATTAGAAGGTAAGGTTGGTAATTGATCTTGAGAAGTAGATTAAGGAGGTAAAGAAGTGTGAGGACTAACATTTGGAGAGGAATATGGGATGTCTTGTTGACCGACTATTGATGTGGAGATTGGAGTTTGGTGTCCAACAAGTGGAGGAAAATTAGAATGAATTTGAGTTAGCTGATAAGATATAGTAGAATTTTCAGCATTAATAGGAGATAAAAAAACATGCACTCCTTTGAAAATTAATTTCCTGAAAATTAGGAGATGATTGAAGATAAAAGAGGATGAATATCAATTGAAGAGGGAAGTTTAAATAGAACAGAAGAGATAGATTGCGATGAAGTTGAGCCGAGAAGATAAGGATaaggataaggaaaaaaaatctttGTTGAATCGAACATGCCTAGAGATAAACTCTTTGTTAGTTTAGGATCAAAACATCTGTATCCTTTATAGTTGGAAGGATAACCAAGAAAGACGCAGTGTTTTGAACGGGGACTCAACTTGTTAGAAGAATATTCATGTAAATTGGGATAACATGAATAACCAAAAGCACGTAGATGATGGTAGCTAGGAACCTTTGCAAAGAGAGCTTCAAATGATGCCTTAAAGTGAAGTTTAGACAACAGGAGGATATTTAAAAGATGGACAAATGTGTTTAACGTTTGAACCCAAAATTGGGAGGGAAGAGAGGCTTGAAATGATAATGAACAAACCATAGTTAAAATCGTACGATACATCCGTTCAGCTTTACCATTTTGTTGATGAGTGTGAGGGCAAGAAATACGAAGCAAAACACCATTATCATTATGAAATGACAAAAAGCCTGGAGACCCTATCACATTGGAGAgcctttgattttgtagaaaattGGGTCAAGAGGTACGCATGAAATTGCTTAAACATAGAAAAAGTATCAGATTTATGCTTGAGATGAAATATCCAAGAAAACTGTGTGAAATCATCATGGAATAAAAGATAATATCGAAAACCAGTAAAAGATGCTACATGGGAAGTCCAAATATCactatgaattaactcaaatagaGATGAATAAAAAGAGCAGGAATCCATAAACAGCAACTTCTGGTGTTTGCCAAGTTGACAAACGTTACATAAATTGTCTAAACTTTTGAACGAAAACCAAGGTAATTTATTGGCCCTAATTAAACTAGCTGAAATAACAGAGCTTGGATGTCCTAGATGACGATTCCAAAGGTTTGGAGAGACACGAGCAACAACAAAAGTAGAGTGAAAGTTGCAGCAGAATCACCACAATGAGAAGAAATTGCATAAAGTGGTCCAAAACTTTTGCATCGAAGTAGGGACTTCTTCGTCATGAGTTCCTTAATGGAAAAACCAAAAGGATCAAAATCCATGGGACAAGAGAGCTTGGATGTCCTAGATGGCGATGCCAAAGGTTTGGAGAGACACGAGCAATTACAAGAGCAGAGTGAAAGTTGCAGCAGAATCACCACAATGAGAAGAAATTGCATAAAGTGGTTCAGAACTTTTGCACCGAAGTAGGGGGCTTCTTCGTCATGAGTTCCTTAATGGAAAAACCAAAAGGATCAAAATCCATGGAACAATTATTGTCCATAACAAATTTACAAACACTTAGTAAATTCGTGGAAAGACTAAGAATAACTAAAATATCTTTAAGCGTAAAAAGATTATTAGAAGGAGCGAGAGTACCATGTCCAGTGTAGGAGATAGGGAGTTGAGTGCCATTACCCACAATTACGTGATCTGAGCCATTGTATGGAGTAATAGAGGATAAATTGAATGCATTAGGAGTCATGTGGAAGAGGCTCCAGTATCAACATACCATAGAGCATCACCAGGTGAAGATATTGAGTAATTGGAACCTAAGTTGCACAGACTCTTCACTTTCAATGCCGTAGCAgtgtcagattctccaaaaaatatactagttttggagaatccgacacgcacTTGTTGAcaattttgaagagtccgagcaacataagtTGGAACTAACTCCTGACACAAAGGCCTTAGAATTCAGAGATGTACAATCACGAGCACTATGATTTGGCTGATAGCAAGTTGGCAGTATATAGCTGCATTGGCGAGTTGAGATGGAATGTAAGAAGCTGGAAAACGGAGGAGGACCTAGGATAGAAGGAAGATGCGGACGAGGAGTGAACTGTTGAGTCACCCTATTAAAGGATCCAGCATTCCCTTGATTGTGATGACCACGACCACGACTGCCATTGTAATGGCGACCATGTCCACGCCATAAGAGGAAGAAGATTGTTGCTTGGCCAAGAAAGCAGTGGTAGCATTATCCATAGACGAATTTGAGAAACTGGTCAATTGATATTCATGGAGAAAGAGTAAGGAGCGCGCCCAGCCcaaacaaaagaaggaaaaagaacaCGAGTGGAAATAGAGGTGCTCGTAGACATATATTCAGAAGGTAAGCCAAAGAGTATTTAGAGAACAAGATCAGAATCAAGAGGTCAAGGTATCAACTATGGACTTGTTACGATGGACATATTCATTAATTGAGAGATTACCTTTTTATAAGCTTATGAAACTGGACTTTAAGTTGGAGTGTTCGAGACTAACTTGATTGCGGAATAAACACTTAATTTGAATTCTATGCATCTCTAGAAGTGACCAAATGATTTAACTTGATTATTGCTTGAAGAATCTCTTGAGAAATAGTTGCTTGAATTCATGAAAGAACAATGGAATCAAGTTGAATCCATTTTTGGAAGGAAGAATTAGGGATAGAGGTAGGATCATCACTCACAATAGTAAGCTTAGGACAAGGAAAATTTCCATCAATGAATCCATAAACACCATGACCTTTGAAAACGGGTAGGAAAAGTTCTCTCCACAACATATAATTTTTATAGTCAAGAATAGTGGGAAATAGATTTTTAATGTTAGAGACAAAAATTGCAGAGATCGAGGATGGAAGAAGGGAGGAAGCTTCTGTTAGAGAGGccggtgaagaagaagaaactgATTGAGTAGAGGTATTGGAAGTCATGATTCAATAGCAGAAAAAATCTAGACGTCTGGTAAACAATATATTTCTTAATAAATATGGTTTACAATACAATGATATATAGTGTACATATAAATGAGAACATAAGGTTAAACTTCTAGCTGTAGTTACCCTCTTAAGTACAATAGTAATCCAGTATAATTTAAATAACCAATTATCACTTATCAAAAAGTGCTTTATATGCTATAAAATCGGGTTATCAACTTAGAATTGAGAACATAAGGCTAAACTTCTAATTGTAGTTATCCTTTTAAGTACAATAGTAATCCAGAATAATTTAAATAACCAATTATCACTTATCAAAAAGTGCTTTATAAGCTATAAAATCGGGTTACCAACTTAAAACTTTTGACTGATTTTATCTTATACACACTTTTTTGTGTTTCCAAACACAATTAAATCAAAAGGTGCATTAAATTATGTTGTTCGGACACTTCCAAAACGTCGATGGGTGCGTGTCAAATactccaaaagtagtgcatttttggagaatctcggtgcggcaacatttttttggagagtccaagcaacatagcttATAAGCACATTTGACCGGCTTATAAGCTTTAGCTAAAACCCTCTTATTTTGCAATGCTGCTAATTATGCTTGTTTATCTTCAATTTTTTGCTAGGTATGGGAGCAGCCTATGGTACAGCGAAGAGTGGGGTAGGAGTGGCGTCAATGGGTGTGATGAGGCCAGAGTTGGTGATGAAGTCAATTGTGCCAGTTGTCATGGCTGGAGTTTTGGGTATTTACGGTTTGATTATAGCTGTGATTATTAGTACAGGGATTAACCCCAAAACCAAGTCTTACTATCTTTTTGATGGATATGCTCACCTTTCCTCCGGTCTTGCTTGTGGTCTTGCTGGCCTCTCTGCTGGTATGGCCATTGGAATCGTTGGTGACGCTGGTGTTAGGTAAGTTACTGCCATTTGGTTACGTTTGGATTATTGTGGCTTGTGGAAAGTCATTGCCATTTGACTACCTTCGTGTTTTCAGTTGCTATCTTTTCTAAGTTGATAATGCATCTCCTTGCTTCTGCTTGTATTGTGCTAAAAATGGATGTCTTGTTATCGGCTTACTTTTTCTTTCTTAAGTTGCTCATCATTAGTAATGTTAGGATGCCAAAGTTGCAGTGTTTTTTTCTCCACAGTAAATCATGCAACAGCAATTATGCTTCTACGTGAATTAGTTGGCTGGCAGTCTGAATGATATAGATCTGTTCTGTTTTATTTGGACCCATCACATTCCAGCTCCGTAATTAGAGACGCACTCTTGTATGTACGCTTCATTGGGAACCGTATTAATATCGCAAACATAAAAAGGTGAATTTGCCTTCCCAGTAAAGAAACCTGTTATACTATTGACTAAGCTAGTGATGATACAAACAGGATTCACCATCCCACATAACTAGTGTTGCCATAACCATTTTTGTGTCTGCAACAATTGTCGTCGTGGGCAACCTGATGAAGAGTTGGTATATTGTAGCGCTATCTAGTCGTGCTGTCTTGGGACTCCTTAGCTGAGAATTCAGATTTTTCCATAGTTTCCGATTTCATTAGCCTATATACTAGTGATGCTATGCGCGTTTAACTAACTTGTAATATGTGATTGATGTTGTTGCTTCGTTATCATACTTGTATGAGTTGGTCATTATAAAAGATACGTCCATGAGTCATATTTTGTAGGTGTGTTATAGTTATTGATGGTCAACTGGTGTTCATGGGAAAAGGGAGTTTTCCTTGTAAGGAAATTAGCTAATTGTTCTCTTCTGTCTCTGTTTCACAGAGCCAACGCGCAACAGCCAAAGCTTTTCGTCGggatgattttgattcttatttttgcTGAAGCCCTGGCTTTATATGGCCTTATTGTCGGTATCATCCTCTCTTCTCGTGCTGGTCAGTCTAGAGCAGAGTAGAAGAAGAGCATGCTTCACACCTTTACTGTGAATTACTCATATTCTTGATGGATTATTACATTTTCTTTCATTCTTCACTTCCACTATTCTGTACTTGATTGTTTTTGGCTAGAAGAATTGGTTCATGTGTGCTGTTCTTCTGTTGATTATATCTCTAAATAAAGATGTCAGTTAATCTGATGCCCGATTTTCAAGGACTACGGGCTTTTGTAAAATGCCCGGTGTACATTTTATCTCGACTTCAATTCAAATATTAATTTACTTCAAGATTTCCCTCCCTGATGTCTTTATATGTTTGCTCTTTCCCCTTCTGCGGCAATTTTAGTTTTGCAATTGTTATATACTCTTGCTGCATTTGAATACTTTGAGGCCTGAGGTCCTAGACTTACACCTCAAATTTATGCATCATTATCTGAAGGCTGAGGGTCCttaggaaacaacctctctatctagagtggtaaggtctgcgtatgctctaccctccccagaccacaACACTTTGTGGGATTTAACTGGGTATACTACTGTTATTTGAACATTATATTTGTCTTATTATCTTGTTGTAGTTATTGCATTTTCATCTCTTCTTGAGCGGAGGGTCTATCTTAAACAAGGTATGCGTATACATTACCCTTTCAAGACCATACTCGTGGAATTATACTGTATTTATTATTGTGTACTTTTGTTATTCTAGCCTTTGCTTTCCCAGTTAGAACGTTAGCCAATTTGTTGAACTTATTGAGCTCAAGAGTGTAACCAACTAGATCATCCTATCTTCATTAATCTATGTTG
Proteins encoded:
- the LOC107851034 gene encoding V-type proton ATPase subunit c1 — encoded protein: MSTFSGDETAPFFGFLGAAAALVFSCMGAAYGTAKSGVGVASMGVMRPELVMKSIVPVVMAGVLGIYGLIIAVIISTGINPKTKSYYLFDGYAHLSSGLACGLAGLSAGMAIGIVGDAGVRANAQQPKLFVGMILILIFAEALALYGLIVGIILSSRAGQSRAE